Proteins encoded within one genomic window of Pirellulales bacterium:
- the rpsO gene encoding 30S ribosomal protein S15, with protein MTITRERKQTLIGEYRRGDSDTGSPEVQIAILTTRIGELTEHLRKHKKDFAGRRGLLMMVSRRRRLLDYLRRVTPQRYLDIIRRLNIRK; from the coding sequence ATGACTATTACCAGAGAGCGCAAGCAGACACTCATCGGGGAATATCGCCGGGGCGATAGCGACACCGGTTCTCCCGAAGTTCAGATCGCCATCCTGACGACACGGATCGGCGAGCTCACCGAGCATCTGCGCAAGCACAAGAAGGATTTCGCTGGTCGGCGTGGCCTGCTGATGATGGTCAGCCGCCGGCGTCGCCTTTTGGATTATCTGCGCCGAGTGACGCCGCAGCGTTATCTCGACATCATCCGGCGCCTGAATATCCGCAAGTA